One segment of Physeter macrocephalus isolate SW-GA chromosome 3, ASM283717v5, whole genome shotgun sequence DNA contains the following:
- the P3H1 gene encoding prolyl 3-hydroxylase 1, whose product MAARSLRLLTTLLAVATAASRAKAESEAEWDLTAPDLLFAEGTAAYARGDWAGVVLSMERALRSRATLRALRLRCRTRCAADLPWELDPDSPPSLAQASGAAALHDLRFFGGLLRRAACLRRCLGPSAAHSLSEELELEFNKRSPYNYLQVAYFKINKLEKAVAAAHTFFVGNPEHMEMRQNLDYYQTMSGVKEADFKDLEAKPHMHEFRLGVRLYSKEQLQEAVPHLERALREYFVADEECRALCEGPYDYDGYNYLEYNADLFQAITDHYIQVLSCKQNCVTELASHPSREKPFEDFLPSHYNYLQFAYYNIGNYTQAIECAKTYLLFFPNDEVMNQNLVYYTAMLGEEQARSIGPRESAQEYHQRSLLEKELLFFAYDVFGIPFVDPDSWTPEEVIPKRLQEKQKSERETAARISQEIGNLMKEIETLVEEKTKESLDVSRLTREGGPLLYDGIRLTMTSKVLNGSQRVVMDGVISDEECRELQRLTNAAATLGDGYRGQTSPHTPSEKFYGVTVFKALKLGQEGKVPLQSAHLYYNVTEKVRRVMASYFRLDSPLYFSYSHLVCRTAIEEAQAERKDGSHPVHVDNCILNAEALVCIKEPPAYTFRDYSAILYLNADFDGGSFYFTELDAKTVTAEVQPQCGRAVGFSSGTENPHGVKAVTRGQRCAIALWFTLDARHSERDRVQADDLVKMLFSPEETDLPHEQPQEAQEGPPKPVQGSVSSSESGHKDEL is encoded by the exons ATGGCAGCGCGCTCGTTGAGGCTGCTGACCACATTGCTGGCGGTCGCCACCGCTGCCTCTCGGGCCAAGGCGGAGTCGGAGGCGGAATGGGACCTGACGGCACCTGATCTGCTCTTCGCGGAGGGGACCGCGGCCTATGCTCGCGGTGACTGGGCTGGGGTGGTTCTGAGCATGGAGCGGGCGCTGCGCTCGCGGGCCACCCTGCGCGCCCTTCGCCTGCGCTGCCGCACCCGGTGTGCCGCCGACCTCCCATGGGAGCTGGACCCGGACTCGCCCCCCAGCCTGGCGCAGGCCTCGGGCGCCGCCGCCCTGCACGACCTACGCTTCTTCGGGGGCTTGCTGCGCCGCGCCGCTTGCCTGCGCCGCTGCCTCGGGCCGTCGGCCGCCCACTCGCTCAGCGAGGAGCTGGAATTGGAGTTCAACAAGCGGAGCCCCTACAACTACCTACAGGTCGCCTACTTCAAG ATAAACAAGTTGGAGAAAGCCGTAGCAGCAGCTCATACCTTCTTCGTGGGCAATCCTGAGCACATGGAGATGCGTCAGAACCTGGACTATTACCAAACCATGTCTGGGGTGAAGGAAGCCGACTTCAAGGATCTTGAGGCCAAACCCCATATg CACGAGTTTCGGCTGGGAGTGCGCCTCTACTCCAAGGAGCAGCTGCAGGAAGCCGTGCCCCACCTGGAGAGGGCGCTGCGGGAGTACTTCGTGGCAGACGAGGAGTGCCGTGCCCTCTGTGAAGGGCCCTATGACTACGACGGCTACAACTACCTGGAGTACAATGCTGACCTCTTCCAGGCCATCACAG ACCATTACATCCAGGTCCTCAGCTGTAAGCAGAACTGTGTCACGGAGCTTGCTTCCCACCCAAGTCGAGAGAAGCCCTTTGAAGACTTCCTCCCATCGCATTATAATTATCTGCAATTTGCCTACTATAACA TTGGGAATTACACACAGGCCATTGAATGTGCCAAGACctatctcctcttcttccccaatGATGAGGTGATGAACCAGAATCTGGTCTACTATACAGCCATGCTTGGAGAAGAACAAGCCAGATCCATTGGCCCCCGTGAG AGTGCCCAGGAGTACCACCAGCGAAGCCTGCTGGAGAAAGAACTGCTCTTCTTCGCTTATGACGTTTTTGGAATTCCCTTTGTTGACCCG GATTCATGGACTCCAGAAGAGGTGATTCCCAAGAGACTGCAAGAGAAACAGAA GTCAGAACGGGAAACAGCCGCCCGCATCTCCCAGGAGATCGGAAACCTTATGAAGGAGATTGAGACCCTCGTGGAAGAGAAGACCAAGGAGTCGCTGGACGTGAGCAGGCTGACCCGGGAAG GTGGCCCCCTGCTTTATGACGGTATCAGACTCACCATGACCTCCAAAGTCTTGAACGGCTCCCAGCGGGTGGTGATGGATGGTGTAATCTCTGACGAGGAGTGCCGGGAGCTGCAGAGACTGACCAAT GCAGCAGCAACTTTAGGAGATGGCTACCGGGGTCAGACCTCCCCACACACTCCCAGCGAAAAGTTCTATGGCGTCACTGTCTTCAAGGCCCTCAAG CTGGGACAGGAAGGGAAGGTTCCTCTGCAGAGCGCTCACCTGTACTACAACGTGACGGAGAAGGTGCGGCGTGTCATGGCGTCCTACTTCCGCCTGGACAGCCCCCTCTACTTCTCCTACTCCCACCTGGTGTGCCGCACCGCGATCGAAG AGGCACAGGCCGAGAGGAAGGACGGTAGCCACCCCGTCCACGTGGACAACTGCATCCTGAACGCCGAGGCCCTCGTGTGCATCAAGGAGCCCCCCGCCTACACCTTCCGGGACTACAG TGCCATTCTTTACCTGAACGCAGACTTCGACGGAGGaagtttttatttcactgaacTAGATGCCAAGACCGTGACG GCAGAGGTGCAGCCCCAGTGCGGAAGGGCCGTGGGATTCTCCTCGGGCACGGAAAACCCACATGGAGTGAAGGCTGTCACCAGAGGGCAGCGCTGTGCCATCGCCCTGTGGTTCACTTTGGACGCTCGACACAGCGAGCGG GACAGGGTGCAGGCGGATGACCTGGTGAAGATGCTCTTTAGCCCAGAAGAGACGGACCTCCCCCATGAGCAGCCCCAAGAAGCCCAGGAGGGGCCCCCCAAGCCCGTACAGGGCTCTGTCTCCAGCAGTGAGTCAGGACACAAGGATGAGCTCTGA
- the LOC102980269 gene encoding LOW QUALITY PROTEIN: mitochondrial intermembrane space import and assembly protein 40-like (The sequence of the model RefSeq protein was modified relative to this genomic sequence to represent the inferred CDS: substituted 2 bases at 2 genomic stop codons), which produces MASSDFSKPRAHEVGGLGCTVAYCRQEGKDGIIFVTKEDHETPSNAELVADDPNDPXEEPXWILPNGDLSWNCPCLGGMASGLCGEQFKVAFSCFHCSTEDVKGSNCVDQFQAMQECMQKYPYLYPQEEEEEEEKPADRLEESAASEVAATKEEEGPS; this is translated from the exons ATGGCATCTTCTGACTTTTCAAAGCCCAGGGCTCATGAG GTCGGAGGGCTGGGCTGCACTGTGGCCTACTGCCGGCAGGAAGGGAAGGATGGAATCATATTTGTGACCAAAGAAGACCATGAAACTCCAAGCAACGCGGAGCTGGTGGCTGACGACCCCAATGATCCGTAAGAGGAGCCCTGATGGATCCTGCCCAATGGAGACCTCAGCTGGAACTGCCCGTGCCTTGGGGGCATGGCCAGCGGCCTGTGTGGGGAACAGTTCAAGGTGGCCTtttcctgcttccactgcagcacaGAGGATGTCAAGGGGTCGAACTGTGTAGACCAGTTCCAGGCCATGCAGGAGTGCATGCAGAAGTACCCGTACCTCTAtccccaggaggaggaggaggaggaggagaagccagcAGATCGATTAGAGGAATCGGCTGCTTCTGAGGTTGCCGCAACCAAAGAAGAGGAGGGGCCCAGCTAA